From a region of the Thermoanaerobaculia bacterium genome:
- a CDS encoding FHA domain-containing protein: protein MPLPRSQGWSYVLRYGGREIPVSDGDVVLGRSHSAGIRVDEESVSRSHALLTLREGRAVIRDLGSSNGLFVAGRRVAGQAAVSDGDTIGLGSATLTFSVIPPPDLETRTAMIATVPGGSRPTETATQFIPLEAAAPAPALSGGRPRRARSLEDFVIGGEAEEAPAMEARIETFDPAPIGARIASAVVDLFLSAAIAFVCFVPALIAILTHGSLRERSGSGLAFWALVGFCGAVALGAVIVYYLSGWCGRGATMGQRSAGVRLVSENGGLVGGGRAFLRFAVVLLYFGTAGLLALTVMFDPEQRGLADRVSRSRVVAA from the coding sequence ATGCCGCTTCCCCGGAGCCAGGGTTGGTCGTACGTCCTGCGCTACGGCGGCCGCGAGATCCCCGTTTCCGACGGCGACGTGGTGCTCGGCCGCAGCCACAGCGCGGGGATCCGGGTCGACGAGGAGTCGGTTTCGCGCTCGCACGCCCTCCTGACACTCCGGGAGGGACGAGCGGTCATTCGCGACCTCGGCTCCTCCAACGGCCTCTTCGTCGCCGGACGCCGCGTCGCGGGGCAGGCGGCCGTCTCGGACGGCGACACGATCGGTCTCGGGAGCGCGACGCTGACGTTCTCCGTCATCCCGCCTCCGGACCTCGAGACCCGAACGGCGATGATCGCGACGGTCCCGGGAGGCTCGCGTCCTACCGAGACGGCGACGCAATTCATTCCCCTCGAGGCCGCCGCGCCGGCGCCCGCGCTTTCCGGCGGCCGGCCGCGGCGCGCGCGGTCGCTCGAAGACTTCGTCATCGGGGGCGAGGCGGAGGAGGCCCCCGCGATGGAGGCGCGCATCGAGACGTTCGACCCGGCGCCGATCGGCGCGAGGATCGCCTCGGCCGTCGTGGACCTGTTTCTCTCGGCCGCGATCGCCTTCGTCTGCTTCGTCCCGGCGCTCATCGCGATCCTCACGCATGGCAGCCTTCGCGAACGCTCCGGAAGCGGCCTCGCGTTCTGGGCGCTCGTCGGCTTTTGCGGCGCCGTCGCGCTCGGCGCGGTGATCGTGTATTACCTGAGCGGCTGGTGCGGCCGCGGAGCGACGATGGGGCAGCGCTCCGCCGGCGTGCGCCTCGTCTCGGAGAACGGAGGTCTCGTCGGCGGCGGCCGCGCGTTCCTGCGCTTCGCCGTCGTCCTGCTCTACTTCGGGACGGCGGGGCTCCTGGCGCTGACAGTGATGTTCGACCCGGAGCAGCGAGGATTGGCGGACAGGGTGTCGCGGTCGAGGGTGGTCGCCGCCTAG